A single genomic interval of Leptospira montravelensis harbors:
- a CDS encoding pyridoxal phosphate-dependent aminotransferase, whose product MTEFPLSFSNRFHLLGDLNSENKIFQTKQHLELSGNEILDLTNSNPTKLGLEFPPSALSHIFSNLDISHYEPIAEGLESTRLSIVSEYEKRGIQIQKSDLVLTASTSEAYSYIFKLFTNPGDEVLTPNPGYPLFSFLIGLENLKEVHYPLVEDSETGNWIYSAETITNCISTKTKLIILVSPANPTGSRTTAKFWKDWEELGIKIPILLDEVFVGYEFKGENHSIPDSPNFPLLICNGFSKLLALPGFKLGWILNRSPEFFRPEIQKKLGFIADTYLSVNSLVQLATPELLPWKSMIQNRIRTRIMRNLTTCNLFLDDIQKIKNKPVVEAGWYFLFELDMDIKDEDMVLDILTKTNVFFHPGSWYGFSHNRCFLVISLISEEETLRQGLEAFQSYLK is encoded by the coding sequence TTGACCGAATTTCCATTATCATTTTCGAATCGATTTCATTTGTTAGGTGATTTGAATTCAGAAAATAAAATCTTTCAAACAAAACAACATCTAGAACTTTCTGGAAATGAAATCTTGGATCTAACCAATTCCAATCCTACCAAATTAGGATTGGAGTTTCCCCCCTCTGCATTATCCCATATATTCTCTAATCTAGATATTAGCCATTATGAACCCATTGCGGAAGGATTAGAATCAACAAGACTTTCCATTGTTTCAGAATATGAAAAACGTGGAATCCAAATCCAAAAATCGGATCTAGTTCTAACCGCAAGTACTTCGGAAGCCTATTCTTATATATTCAAATTATTTACAAATCCAGGGGATGAAGTATTAACACCAAATCCTGGTTATCCACTATTTAGTTTCCTCATTGGACTAGAAAACTTAAAAGAAGTCCATTATCCATTAGTAGAAGATTCGGAAACTGGAAACTGGATTTATTCTGCAGAAACCATAACCAATTGTATTAGCACTAAAACTAAACTTATTATTTTGGTAAGTCCTGCAAATCCAACCGGTTCCCGAACCACAGCAAAGTTTTGGAAAGATTGGGAAGAATTAGGAATCAAAATTCCAATTCTTTTAGATGAAGTATTTGTAGGTTATGAATTTAAGGGAGAAAATCACTCGATACCTGATTCGCCTAACTTTCCTTTGCTTATATGTAATGGTTTTTCCAAACTTTTGGCACTCCCTGGGTTTAAATTAGGATGGATTCTTAATCGAAGCCCAGAGTTTTTTAGACCGGAAATTCAGAAAAAATTAGGATTTATAGCTGATACCTACCTTTCCGTCAATTCACTAGTTCAATTGGCAACTCCAGAACTTCTTCCTTGGAAATCAATGATCCAAAATCGTATCCGAACAAGAATTATGCGAAACTTGACAACATGCAATTTATTTCTGGATGACATTCAAAAAATAAAAAACAAACCAGTAGTGGAAGCAGGATGGTATTTTTTATTTGAATTGGATATGGATATCAAAGATGAAGATATGGTTTTGGATATACTAACTAAAACCAATGTTTTTTTTCATCCAGGGTCTTGGTATGGATTTTCGCATAACCGTTGTTTTTTAGTTATAAGCTTAATTTCCGAAGAGGAAACTTTAAGACAAGGATTAGAGGCCTTTCAGTCTTATCTTAAATAA
- a CDS encoding patatin-like phospholipase family protein produces the protein MLSMGRGIEFVDFMGVREQVLQTLVKIFPSYDASLAIAGGGCKAFYALGIGKTLREWGVRFTEVSGVSAGAAMALCILSQTEEESVEYFEEITKRNSRNFHFSNLLRGESTFPHEDMYRRTIRFGMKFDKVLESGAKVWIHSVKAHPKEDSLKNKFRLARLISETGRAFILDDRDRSEGIPANRTAEMIQKWNMQDVDFTEKDFVNPETIEQFIMNSSSIPPIVDFQSVNDEYYLDGGLTNNMVIETFSPNAKIIGIHYEPNTIVGKDPELLAKTYLITPSKPLPITSFDYTNPKGVRETFELGKADALAQKTAILDYLR, from the coding sequence ATGCTTTCGATGGGAAGGGGAATAGAATTTGTCGATTTTATGGGCGTTCGAGAACAAGTTTTACAAACATTAGTCAAAATTTTTCCATCTTACGATGCATCTCTTGCGATAGCAGGCGGAGGTTGTAAGGCTTTTTATGCTTTAGGAATTGGAAAAACACTCCGCGAATGGGGAGTCCGTTTTACAGAAGTTTCCGGAGTTTCAGCCGGTGCTGCTATGGCCTTATGTATTTTATCGCAAACAGAAGAAGAATCTGTAGAATACTTTGAAGAAATCACCAAACGAAATTCACGTAACTTCCATTTCTCGAACTTACTTAGAGGAGAATCTACTTTTCCACATGAAGATATGTATCGTCGAACTATTCGTTTTGGAATGAAGTTTGATAAGGTTTTGGAATCTGGTGCCAAAGTTTGGATTCATTCAGTAAAAGCACATCCCAAAGAAGATTCATTAAAAAATAAGTTTCGTTTAGCAAGACTTATCTCTGAAACGGGTCGAGCGTTTATCTTGGATGATAGGGACCGGTCAGAAGGAATCCCAGCCAACCGAACTGCTGAAATGATCCAAAAATGGAACATGCAAGATGTTGATTTTACCGAAAAGGACTTTGTAAATCCAGAAACCATCGAGCAGTTTATTATGAACTCTTCTTCGATTCCTCCCATTGTAGATTTTCAATCGGTGAACGATGAGTATTATTTAGATGGCGGCCTTACCAATAATATGGTCATAGAAACTTTTTCGCCTAACGCAAAAATCATTGGTATTCATTATGAACCAAATACGATTGTCGGAAAGGATCCCGAATTATTAGCAAAAACTTATTTGATCACTCCTTCCAAACCACTTCCAATTACTTCCTTTGATTATACCAATCCAAAAGGAGTCAGAGAAACGTTTGAGTTAGGAAAGGCCGATGCATTGGCACAAAAAACTGCCATTCTCGATTATTTAAGATAA
- a CDS encoding LIC_11321 family protein: MRTFLIYFCMSLAFVSNSFADSRQELPPSLGDLKGQDKSVRQPADRKDKKGCCKIKYPAGGYDFFLATEDDCRASLYFDRFLGENNTLCFRWEGE, from the coding sequence ATGCGAACCTTTTTGATTTATTTCTGTATGAGTTTGGCATTTGTGTCCAATAGTTTTGCCGATTCTAGGCAAGAGTTACCTCCGAGTCTTGGGGATTTGAAGGGCCAAGATAAGTCGGTTCGTCAACCTGCTGATCGCAAAGACAAAAAAGGATGTTGTAAGATAAAATACCCCGCCGGTGGTTACGATTTCTTTCTTGCGACAGAAGATGATTGCCGTGCTAGTTTATACTTTGACAGATTTTTGGGAGAGAATAATACTCTATGCTTTCGATGGGAAGGGGAATAG
- a CDS encoding YjgN family protein, translating to MDNTRLQYHATGGQLFILLLKNMFLTVITLGIYSFWARTNVQKFMAENLEWAGERFSFHGSGKERLIGFLKALGIFIVLYIGIYIIQTILSYIPIPYFSSIVGFVLTLGVFLALVPIIVVGGRRYLTSRTGYRNLRFGFDGKILEVAKIYGKGILLTIITLGIYYPWFFAEKEAYIQSKTRYGNTNFGFAAEGKEIFFLYLKGFLLSIVTLGIYYSWFLADIQNYIWNRTSFQGKKFRSDITGGKIFVNFLIAYLIIIFTLGIGFAWAIVRLTKLFIESVSLEAEVDFSIIEAKADNTANATAEGLEALAEALEGFLS from the coding sequence ATGGACAATACAAGACTACAATACCATGCAACGGGAGGACAGCTTTTCATACTTTTATTGAAGAACATGTTTTTAACCGTAATAACATTAGGAATTTATAGCTTTTGGGCTAGAACTAATGTGCAAAAGTTTATGGCCGAAAATTTAGAATGGGCAGGGGAACGTTTTTCCTTTCATGGATCTGGAAAAGAACGTCTGATTGGTTTTCTAAAGGCCTTAGGTATATTCATAGTCCTTTATATTGGAATTTATATCATTCAAACCATTCTTTCCTACATACCGATTCCCTATTTTAGCTCCATTGTAGGATTTGTTCTGACTTTGGGAGTTTTCCTTGCTCTAGTACCTATCATCGTGGTTGGGGGAAGAAGGTATCTTACTTCGCGTACAGGTTATCGTAACCTTCGATTTGGATTCGATGGAAAAATTCTCGAAGTTGCAAAGATTTATGGAAAAGGGATTCTATTAACCATCATAACATTAGGGATCTATTACCCTTGGTTTTTTGCAGAAAAAGAAGCTTACATACAAAGCAAAACCAGGTATGGAAATACAAATTTTGGATTCGCGGCAGAAGGGAAGGAAATCTTTTTCCTCTACTTAAAAGGTTTTCTTTTGAGCATCGTCACTCTTGGCATCTATTATTCTTGGTTTTTGGCCGACATCCAAAATTACATTTGGAACAGAACTAGTTTCCAAGGAAAAAAATTTCGTTCGGATATTACAGGTGGAAAGATTTTTGTTAATTTTCTCATCGCTTATTTGATCATCATATTTACTTTAGGAATTGGTTTTGCTTGGGCTATCGTTCGACTTACTAAACTTTTCATAGAGTCAGTAAGTTTGGAAGCAGAAGTTGATTTCTCTATCATCGAAGCAAAAGCAGATAATACAGCAAATGCCACTGCGGAGGGTTTGGAAGCGCTTGCCGAAGCTCTGGAAGGCTTCCTATCATAA
- a CDS encoding M48 family metallopeptidase yields the protein MSAVPEEGTVLIHGQTLDFLSGEVAHKLNLLQFTEFTLTHKGCKLTLMPDEVKESPVLEIICSKEDAKKLESLWIQSKKNESHAHAFFYSIREMNPLVLGALSIIIVGIIGFFYFKGLEMVTNLIPVSMDKQLGESVQLKIDSQFQECNTKATDRFFTEALKKVVPKGSPHQFKVSVIGSAIPNAFALSNGKIYFFSGLLNDAKSQEEVIGVLAHEIAHVEKRHHMRNLVKAGGTSLAISLVVGPGLGNMEFLETFTEIGSTILVLKFSRDFETEADVTSIAYLRNQNLSPSGLLSFFKRMQEFEKENTESDDNQTDKNAKNDQVVTQSFTDFLSTHPATEERMKSLKSLIESGKKGTIKKVVSDKTWKEVQAVCLEFKNSDSK from the coding sequence GTGTCAGCAGTCCCTGAAGAAGGGACTGTTCTGATTCATGGTCAAACCCTCGACTTTCTCTCAGGAGAGGTCGCTCATAAACTAAACTTATTACAATTTACTGAATTCACTTTGACGCATAAAGGTTGTAAGTTGACGCTAATGCCGGACGAAGTGAAAGAAAGTCCCGTTTTAGAAATTATCTGTTCCAAGGAAGATGCAAAAAAACTAGAATCACTTTGGATACAATCAAAGAAAAACGAGAGCCATGCACATGCCTTTTTTTATTCGATCAGGGAAATGAATCCGCTGGTGCTCGGGGCCTTATCAATCATCATTGTTGGTATCATCGGTTTCTTTTATTTCAAAGGTTTGGAAATGGTCACTAACCTAATTCCTGTTTCGATGGACAAACAACTTGGTGAATCCGTCCAACTAAAAATAGATTCACAATTTCAAGAATGTAATACTAAAGCAACAGATAGGTTCTTTACTGAAGCATTAAAAAAGGTTGTACCTAAAGGTAGCCCGCACCAATTCAAAGTATCTGTGATTGGATCTGCGATTCCCAACGCTTTCGCATTATCTAATGGAAAAATTTATTTTTTTTCAGGATTACTAAATGATGCCAAATCACAAGAAGAAGTAATCGGAGTTTTAGCGCACGAAATTGCTCATGTGGAAAAAAGACACCATATGCGAAATTTGGTTAAGGCAGGCGGGACATCACTTGCGATTAGTTTGGTAGTGGGACCTGGATTAGGAAACATGGAATTTTTGGAAACATTTACAGAAATTGGTTCCACCATTTTGGTTCTAAAATTTTCGAGAGACTTTGAAACCGAAGCGGATGTGACATCCATTGCATATTTAAGAAACCAAAATCTTTCACCTTCAGGTCTTCTTAGTTTCTTTAAACGAATGCAAGAATTTGAAAAAGAAAACACAGAATCGGATGACAATCAAACTGATAAAAATGCAAAGAACGACCAAGTAGTGACTCAATCATTCACTGATTTTTTAAGTACACATCCTGCAACTGAAGAAAGAATGAAATCGCTGAAATCTCTGATTGAATCTGGGAAAAAAGGAACAATCAAAAAAGTTGTTTCTGACAAAACTTGGAAAGAAGTTCAGGCTGTATGTTTAGAATTTAAAAATTCTGATTCTAAATGA
- a CDS encoding GDP-mannose 4,6-dehydratase, producing the protein MKKKQTLVTGASGFVGSYLLPALESQGETQIHCFQGDIRDRNAVTNQLEKIEPDIVIHLAAQAFVPVAVVNPWETEEINVGGTLNLLETLHRMQRPCKMLYISSADVYGKQNHALLPLKEILMPNPVNPYAGSKLAAESYCRQYAQYSPHVSVVIARPFNHIGIGQRKEFVIPNFCSQIIEAKHSGKSTIAVGDLEPTRDFSHVEDIVSGYLTLIEKGESGEIYNICSGEERSIRYMVEELVKISGHDIKFSVDVGRVRASETSKVFGDNSKLKSLGWRNKHSLSETLLQIYNHLESEFLNSKHTA; encoded by the coding sequence ATGAAAAAAAAACAAACTTTAGTCACTGGAGCTAGCGGATTTGTCGGAAGTTATCTCCTGCCTGCTCTTGAATCACAAGGTGAAACGCAAATTCATTGTTTTCAAGGTGACATTCGCGACCGAAATGCTGTTACCAATCAGTTAGAAAAAATCGAACCAGATATCGTAATCCATCTAGCTGCTCAGGCCTTTGTTCCTGTGGCAGTAGTTAATCCTTGGGAAACAGAAGAAATCAATGTTGGCGGGACATTAAACTTGCTCGAGACCTTACACAGAATGCAAAGGCCGTGCAAAATGTTGTACATTTCGTCAGCAGATGTGTATGGAAAACAAAACCACGCTCTCCTACCCTTAAAAGAGATTCTTATGCCTAATCCTGTGAATCCATACGCCGGTAGTAAATTGGCAGCTGAATCTTATTGTCGACAGTATGCACAATATAGTCCTCACGTTTCTGTGGTGATTGCTAGGCCCTTTAATCATATTGGGATCGGGCAACGCAAAGAGTTTGTAATTCCTAATTTCTGTTCACAAATTATCGAAGCGAAACATTCCGGAAAGTCAACGATTGCTGTTGGTGATTTAGAACCAACTAGAGATTTTTCGCATGTAGAAGATATAGTTAGTGGATATTTGACTTTAATTGAAAAAGGTGAGTCCGGTGAAATTTATAATATCTGTTCAGGTGAAGAAAGAAGCATTCGCTATATGGTAGAAGAATTAGTAAAAATTTCAGGACACGATATTAAATTTTCAGTGGATGTTGGACGCGTAAGAGCGTCCGAAACATCAAAAGTATTTGGAGATAACTCTAAGCTAAAATCACTTGGTTGGAGAAACAAACATAGCTTAAGTGAAACTCTACTGCAAATCTATAATCATTTAGAATCAGAATTTTTAAATTCTAAACATACAGCCTGA
- a CDS encoding LIC_10202 family protein: protein MEDKKKFNPSPFVEVRDPQLNVSELMQDIESKIPLDPSQAANWLELTKLSYKPESPQGFRKFDPAGTAHLFEKGISSPKFSNPKFWFIKGPIKYLLGRLISVYGLIDKKLSENRIRAFFSVLHELVRLGKRIEQIENRFDGFYRDHLLQTNSNSLPNFGWAANSYFIDAGSNPAWKVALEDISQSKEITVLFPEWGDIIKQLSIQKIPFQSITSDENEFRFIQNKISATVRLEKQLFPLKNILNSTTNILIYLPLNRFPSFWIEKLFAEISNSLNTGKHLYFSVAIKPNHSNRPFSDLHVSEIDLDKLPIYLETLGFKEVRDLSTTDDTKVFRYTKFAT from the coding sequence GTGGAAGACAAAAAGAAATTCAATCCATCCCCCTTTGTCGAAGTCCGCGACCCACAGTTAAATGTATCGGAATTGATGCAGGATATCGAATCAAAGATTCCTCTCGATCCATCCCAAGCGGCAAACTGGTTGGAATTGACAAAGTTGAGTTATAAACCAGAATCCCCCCAAGGATTTAGAAAATTTGATCCTGCCGGGACTGCTCACCTCTTTGAAAAAGGTATTTCTAGTCCTAAATTTTCAAATCCCAAGTTCTGGTTTATCAAAGGGCCAATCAAATATCTGCTTGGTCGCCTAATATCCGTTTATGGACTAATCGATAAAAAACTTTCTGAAAATAGAATACGTGCTTTTTTTTCTGTCTTACATGAACTAGTTCGTCTGGGAAAAAGAATTGAACAAATAGAAAACAGGTTTGATGGTTTTTACAGGGATCATTTGTTACAAACAAATTCAAATTCTTTGCCTAACTTTGGTTGGGCGGCCAATTCCTATTTTATCGACGCAGGTTCTAATCCAGCTTGGAAAGTGGCACTAGAAGACATTTCTCAATCAAAGGAAATTACCGTATTATTTCCTGAGTGGGGAGATATAATTAAACAGTTATCCATTCAAAAAATTCCATTTCAATCGATTACTTCCGATGAAAATGAATTTCGATTCATTCAAAATAAAATTTCCGCGACTGTCAGATTGGAGAAACAATTATTTCCGTTAAAAAATATTTTAAATAGCACAACTAATATTTTAATATACTTACCTCTAAATAGGTTTCCTTCCTTCTGGATAGAAAAGTTATTCGCCGAAATTTCAAATTCCCTTAACACGGGAAAACACCTATACTTTTCAGTTGCAATCAAACCCAATCATTCAAACCGCCCGTTCAGCGACCTACACGTTTCAGAAATTGATTTAGACAAGTTGCCAATTTATTTAGAAACTCTAGGTTTTAAAGAAGTTCGCGATCTTTCTACAACGGATGACACAAAAGTATTCAGATATACAAAATTCGCTACATGA
- a CDS encoding glycosyltransferase family 4 protein: MNVFQHLDELKDSDGVGNDAIGLAEVFNSLGYKSHFITRQPRKGKSLNSEFHLTTHFQYPTTSNDIHILHYGGAGYPYELFVNLPGKKILRFHNITPAIYYKDTTTPDIYLAMEKFESLSYLELATLSIIADSIWCDSEFNLHTVSEYQFKNPYIIPICKTYDSLSKKENLPRNHSIVFVGRYSPQKKWEDLIELFSYWVKEFPNAKCLCIGSVIGAFDGYFERLTETVRRLGLEEKVNFLIGKTDNEVISILKGTGAFVSMSEHEGFCLPILEAFGSGIPVFAYTAGAIPGTMKGAGVLFKSKHYPSIIKQMKDYLFQPEKRTSLISEQYKVLESYNRFPFQEEISKILSSGIQ, encoded by the coding sequence ATGAATGTTTTTCAACATTTAGATGAACTCAAAGATTCCGATGGTGTTGGAAACGATGCCATTGGCCTTGCGGAAGTTTTTAATTCGTTAGGTTACAAATCGCATTTTATCACCAGACAACCCAGAAAAGGCAAAAGTTTGAATAGTGAGTTCCACCTCACTACTCATTTTCAGTATCCAACTACTTCCAATGATATTCATATACTTCACTACGGTGGCGCCGGATATCCTTATGAATTATTCGTAAACTTACCAGGAAAAAAAATACTAAGATTTCATAATATAACTCCAGCAATCTATTACAAAGACACAACAACGCCTGATATTTACCTAGCAATGGAGAAATTTGAATCTCTATCTTATTTAGAATTAGCCACCTTATCAATAATTGCTGATTCAATTTGGTGTGACTCCGAATTTAATTTACATACGGTATCCGAATATCAATTCAAAAATCCTTATATCATTCCTATATGTAAAACCTATGATTCCCTTTCGAAAAAAGAAAATTTGCCAAGAAATCATTCAATAGTTTTTGTTGGGCGTTATTCCCCTCAAAAAAAATGGGAGGACTTAATTGAATTATTCTCCTACTGGGTAAAGGAATTTCCCAATGCAAAATGTTTATGTATTGGTTCCGTGATTGGCGCATTCGATGGTTACTTCGAGAGACTAACAGAAACTGTGCGAAGATTGGGTTTAGAAGAAAAAGTAAATTTTTTAATCGGTAAAACAGACAACGAAGTAATTTCGATTTTAAAAGGAACAGGAGCCTTTGTTTCCATGAGTGAACACGAAGGGTTTTGCCTACCGATTCTGGAAGCATTTGGCTCGGGGATTCCTGTTTTTGCTTATACTGCAGGTGCAATTCCTGGCACTATGAAAGGAGCTGGTGTTCTGTTTAAATCGAAGCATTACCCTTCTATCATTAAACAAATGAAAGATTATTTATTCCAGCCAGAAAAACGAACTTCCCTGATTTCAGAACAATACAAAGTATTGGAATCATACAACCGATTCCCATTTCAGGAAGAGATTTCAAAAATTCTCAGTTCCGGTATCCAATGA
- a CDS encoding glycosyltransferase family 4 protein, with protein MNIHQFSAGFQLGDAISQEMLEIKRLLSKEGYYGKIYAENIFSYDRKYAEKLTKANIKPNDVLVYHHSIHSEVLNFVLKFPNKKILIYHNVTPEDFFSGYDLKFSYLLRKGREDLEIIRDHFHHSFAVSNFNLSELKEIGFKQVRLLPLHLNFQKWKDVPRDTLSKSFTQPSFLFVGRIAPNKRQDDLIRFARTWKSKMGNQFSMRMLGFCNPDQQSYMDELNFMIHHLDLPEEVKIISYVDERMLKKIYSESNIFLSMSEHEGFCVPLMEAIYFHLPVVAFSAAAVPETLGKSGILFESKDFERLVPLVDSIFKNSDLRNSIIYSQNQRLNEYLESTSILPLLEVAKP; from the coding sequence ATGAATATACACCAGTTTTCTGCAGGATTTCAGTTAGGTGACGCAATTTCTCAAGAAATGTTGGAGATAAAGCGATTACTTTCGAAGGAAGGTTACTATGGAAAAATATATGCTGAAAATATATTTTCCTATGATCGAAAATATGCAGAAAAACTTACAAAAGCAAATATCAAACCAAATGATGTTTTAGTTTATCATCATTCCATCCATAGTGAAGTTCTAAATTTTGTTTTAAAATTTCCAAATAAAAAAATTCTTATTTATCATAATGTTACACCTGAAGATTTTTTTTCAGGTTATGACTTAAAGTTCTCTTATTTATTAAGAAAAGGCCGCGAAGATTTAGAAATCATACGGGATCATTTTCATCATTCCTTTGCTGTTTCAAATTTTAATTTGTCAGAATTAAAAGAAATCGGATTTAAACAAGTTCGATTACTTCCATTACATTTGAACTTTCAAAAATGGAAAGATGTTCCAAGAGACACTCTATCAAAATCATTTACACAACCCTCGTTTTTATTTGTGGGACGCATAGCACCGAATAAACGGCAAGATGACTTAATTCGTTTTGCAAGAACATGGAAGTCAAAAATGGGAAATCAGTTTTCCATGCGTATGTTGGGATTTTGTAATCCAGACCAACAATCTTACATGGACGAACTCAATTTTATGATTCATCATTTAGATTTACCAGAGGAAGTTAAAATTATTTCCTATGTTGATGAAAGGATGTTGAAAAAAATCTATTCGGAAAGTAATATTTTTTTATCAATGAGTGAACATGAAGGATTTTGTGTTCCTCTTATGGAAGCAATTTATTTTCACCTTCCTGTTGTTGCTTTCTCTGCCGCTGCCGTTCCTGAAACATTAGGAAAATCAGGTATACTTTTTGAATCTAAAGATTTTGAAAGACTTGTCCCACTTGTAGATTCTATTTTTAAAAATTCCGATCTCAGAAATTCTATAATTTATTCCCAAAACCAAAGACTAAACGAATATTTAGAATCTACCAGTATCCTTCCACTTCTTGAAGTGGCCAAACCTTAG
- a CDS encoding glycosyltransferase codes for MAKILIITARFLQNASGGAEKLAYDYASILSESNEVTVCTSCAKDYVSWKNEFPKGQHIENQIRMIRFPVKQTRNMDKMNRLLNQCLEKGDSVSEKEQFDFLKEQGPYCPDLVDYVTKEQKLFDLVILIGYLYYPVVASIPNLKIPFVIVPTFHDEPPFRLPIFKKTYSNKYVYSFNAPEEMAVYEANTKQKVQSYFLIGTYINDTFKNTNTSNSNAKHLITIGRIEPAKGFPELFEYFQIWNLYSHRTDVTMKCLGSVASMETPKNPLIFFTGFVSEEDKISEVQNSFLLLNPSAYESFSISIMEAWIQEKAVLVNAKSSVMRGHCLRSQGGLYYSDALSFQRTLDFLLENHNITTRLGQNGRQYVLANFTKEVIRKKLNQLVNILLG; via the coding sequence ATGGCAAAAATTCTCATCATCACTGCACGATTTCTGCAAAATGCATCCGGCGGAGCTGAAAAACTAGCTTATGACTATGCATCCATTTTATCGGAATCTAACGAAGTTACAGTTTGTACATCATGTGCAAAAGATTATGTGAGTTGGAAAAATGAATTTCCTAAAGGCCAACACATTGAAAATCAAATTCGTATGATTCGATTTCCAGTGAAACAAACTCGCAACATGGATAAGATGAATCGTCTCTTAAATCAATGTTTAGAAAAAGGTGATTCCGTCTCTGAAAAAGAACAATTTGATTTCTTAAAAGAACAAGGGCCATATTGTCCTGACCTAGTTGATTATGTGACAAAGGAACAAAAACTCTTTGATCTTGTGATTCTAATTGGTTATCTATATTACCCTGTAGTGGCAAGTATTCCCAATTTAAAAATTCCGTTTGTCATTGTGCCAACATTTCATGATGAACCACCTTTCCGTCTTCCTATATTTAAAAAGACTTATTCAAACAAATATGTATATAGTTTTAATGCACCAGAAGAGATGGCTGTTTATGAAGCGAACACAAAACAGAAGGTCCAATCCTATTTTTTAATTGGTACTTATATTAACGATACTTTCAAAAATACAAATACTAGCAATAGTAATGCGAAGCATCTAATTACAATTGGTAGGATAGAACCAGCAAAAGGTTTTCCTGAACTATTTGAATACTTTCAGATTTGGAATTTATATTCTCATCGAACCGATGTTACTATGAAATGTTTGGGATCAGTTGCTTCGATGGAAACTCCAAAGAATCCCTTGATTTTTTTTACGGGCTTTGTAAGTGAAGAAGATAAAATCTCTGAAGTTCAAAATTCATTTCTTTTGCTCAATCCATCAGCTTATGAAAGTTTTTCCATTTCTATTATGGAAGCTTGGATTCAGGAAAAGGCTGTATTAGTGAATGCAAAATCTTCGGTAATGCGTGGACATTGTCTAAGAAGTCAAGGTGGCCTATATTATTCAGATGCACTTTCATTCCAACGAACCTTAGATTTTTTATTAGAAAATCATAATATCACCACTAGATTGGGTCAGAATGGTCGTCAGTATGTTTTGGCAAACTTTACTAAAGAAGTGATCCGAAAAAAACTAAATCAATTGGTTAATATACTACTCGGTTGA
- a CDS encoding inositol monophosphatase family protein has protein sequence MQSELLDRSYHFLNFLPTVAEFLIQKHKESGLKVDEKGLYNLVTEADLKAESMILDEIQKNYPADGILSEERGKLEGNSGYTWVVDPLDGTTNYTHGLPLYGISVGVVETETMTPLLGMVFFPELNTYYHAIKGQGAFREKTPIQVSKTGSLKDSLFVTGFPYDRNLSLETLMQYYKSILQKSRGIRRTGAATLDLCWLAEGKFEGYYELGLKPWDMAAAGLIVLEANGKITSMDGNDFSILTPSLLATNGLVHEYLLAEFEGQINRVVY, from the coding sequence ATGCAATCTGAGTTACTGGATAGGTCTTACCATTTTTTAAATTTTCTTCCAACTGTTGCCGAATTCCTGATTCAAAAACACAAAGAATCTGGACTGAAGGTAGATGAAAAAGGTTTGTACAATCTCGTTACAGAAGCAGATTTAAAAGCTGAGTCTATGATTTTGGATGAAATCCAAAAGAATTATCCAGCCGATGGGATTCTTTCGGAAGAACGTGGAAAGTTAGAAGGTAATTCAGGATACACTTGGGTTGTGGATCCATTGGATGGTACAACCAACTATACACATGGTCTTCCTCTCTATGGTATCTCTGTTGGTGTTGTAGAAACCGAAACTATGACTCCACTTCTGGGAATGGTTTTTTTTCCAGAACTTAATACTTATTATCATGCAATCAAAGGGCAAGGGGCTTTCCGCGAAAAAACTCCTATCCAAGTTTCCAAAACTGGTTCTCTAAAAGATTCACTGTTTGTCACAGGATTTCCTTATGATAGGAATTTATCTTTAGAAACACTAATGCAGTATTATAAATCCATTTTGCAAAAATCGCGTGGCATCAGACGAACAGGTGCTGCAACTCTCGATTTATGTTGGTTAGCGGAAGGAAAGTTTGAAGGTTATTATGAACTTGGATTAAAACCTTGGGACATGGCTGCGGCAGGTTTGATAGTGTTGGAAGCAAATGGAAAAATCACATCAATGGATGGGAATGACTTTTCTATTTTGACTCCGAGTTTACTTGCCACAAATGGCCTTGTGCATGAATATCTACTGGCAGAATTTGAAGGGCAAATCAACCGAGTAGTATATTAA